The following nucleotide sequence is from Cloacibacillus sp..
CGTGGAGTTCGCCGAGATCTTCCATAAAAAATTAGCTCAGGATTTACCCATGCTGCAAAAACATCTAGCCCAGCTAGGGGCAAATGACGCCCTCGAAATGTGCAGGATGTAAAACACCTCATCGCTCCGCCGCGATTCTCGGTACGGCTCTTCACGCGGCGGCCTCCCGGCTTTCTGCGGCTTCCGCCGCACTGTATCCGGCAGGCACGCTGTAAAGCGTAAACGATGCGGAGGGTCATAAGACTCCTCCGCATCGTTTTTCCTCTATTTCTATTTACCCGTTATTCGATAATGCCAAGCTTCGCGATCGTCTCCATATCCTTGTCGCCGCGCCCGGAAAGGTTCACGATCACGATATCGCCGGGCTTCATCTCCTTCGCCGTCCTCATCGCGCCGGCAAGGGCGTGAGAGCTCTCCAGCGCGGGGATGATCCCCTCAGTGCGGCAGAGCAGCCTGAAGGCCTCAATCGCCTCTTCGTCGCCGGCGCAGATATACTCCCCGCGCCCGCTCACCTTGAGGTCCGCGTGCGCCGGTCCCACGGAGGGATAATCCAGCCCCGCCGCGATCGAATAGACCTCGGCGGGCTCGCCCGCTCCATCGGTGAGCAGGTAACTTCTGAACCCATGGAGAACGCCGGGCTCACCCATCGTGAGGGTCGCCGCGTGGCCGCCGTACGTGAGGCCGCGTCCCGCGGGTTCCACGCCGATAAGGCGCACGTCCCTGTCACCGATAAAGGCCGTGAAGGCGCCGATAGCGTTGCTGCCGCCGCCGACACAGGCGACGACGGCGTCAGGCAGACGGCCCTCGCGCTCAAGCATCTGCGCGCGGGCCTCGTCGCCGATTATGCGCTGGAAATCCTGCACCATCGTCGGATAAGGGTGCGGCCCTACCGCCGAGCCGATGAGATAAAAGAGCGAGGTGTCGGCGCAGAGCGCGGCGAGAGCGGCGTCGACCGCCTCCTTAAGCGTCTTTTGGCCATCCTCTACCGACACCACGTTCGCGCCGAGCGCCTTCATACGCAGCACATTCGGC
It contains:
- the trpB gene encoding tryptophan synthase subunit beta, with translation MREEIMAGFPNGAMYGSFGGSYIPRELEPVMAEIAREYERCRADGAFKEEYLRLLKEYVGRPSALTECLNLSKKAGGVRIFLKREDLNHTGAHKINNCVGQALLAKRMGKKRLIAETGAGMHGVAMATVAALMGMECDIYMGAVDIARQAPNVLRMKALGANVVSVEDGQKTLKEAVDAALAALCADTSLFYLIGSAVGPHPYPTMVQDFQRIIGDEARAQMLEREGRLPDAVVACVGGGSNAIGAFTAFIGDRDVRLIGVEPAGRGLTYGGHAATLTMGEPGVLHGFRSYLLTDGAGEPAEVYSIAAGLDYPSVGPAHADLKVSGRGEYICAGDEEAIEAFRLLCRTEGIIPALESSHALAGAMRTAKEMKPGDIVIVNLSGRGDKDMETIAKLGIIE